The window CTTGCCGTACTCGGCCGCCGGCCCCGACTCGGAGATCACCGCGCCCAGGAGAATCGGCGACCGGTGGGTGCGGGCGGCCCACAACGCGACGGCGCCGACCACGACAACGATCCCGAGGAGCATGATGGTGGCGCGCCGAGTCATCGCAACCTCCTCCCGCGGGCCCCTCGACGCCGACGACGCCCGGCGGCCGCCCCTCCGTCGGGCGGAACGCCGAAATTTGTCCGAACCGCGAGGCCCGCCATGCAACGGCCCGCGCGCCCCCAAATGCGCGCGGAACGACCCTCGCCGACCGGCGTCTCGGCGGAAATGTACGCTCTGGTCCCCGCGGGGCGGGACGATCGTGCGCCCGGGGCGGCGACTGACTTTACGGCAGCGGACGGCCGACGGAGGCGTCGAGGCGCGCGAGGTGCTTGAGCATCCGCGCCCGCAGAACCTCCTCGCCCCCCGCGGGGAGCGCCGACTTCAGTTCCGCGTTCAGCTCGTCGAGCTTGCGGCGCGCGCGATCGACGTCGATCTCCTCCGCCCGCTCGCACGTTTCGGCGAGGACCGAAACCCGGTCCGGACCGACCTCGGCGTATCCGCCCGAAATCGCGAGCCGCTCCCGCCGGTCCCCGACGCGGCAGAAGGCGATCCCCGGGCCGAGCTCCGCGAGGAGCGGCGCGTGCCCCGGCAGGACGCCGAACGAGCCCAGCGCGCCGGGCAGCACGACCTCGTCCACGTCCCGGGCGAGGATGCGCCGCTCGGGGGTGACGATCTCGAGGTGGATCTTCTCCGGCAGGGACATCGCGCCCGTCCGCGGGGCGGCGCGCGGCCGCCCCCGTCAAGCCGCGCGGCTATTCGGCCGCGCGGATCTTCTTCGCCTTCTCCACCGCCTCGTCCACCGTGCCGACCATGTAGAACGCCTGCTCCGGCAGGTCGTCGTGCTTGCCGTCGACGATCTCGCG is drawn from bacterium and contains these coding sequences:
- a CDS encoding F0F1 ATP synthase subunit epsilon; translated protein: MSLPEKIHLEIVTPERRILARDVDEVVLPGALGSFGVLPGHAPLLAELGPGIAFCRVGDRRERLAISGGYAEVGPDRVSVLAETCERAEEIDVDRARRKLDELNAELKSALPAGGEEVLRARMLKHLARLDASVGRPLP